The Pseudomonas sp. DG56-2 genome contains a region encoding:
- a CDS encoding GNAT family N-acetyltransferase, whose protein sequence is MAPVQSNAQSSSTPAFPAETGEHWIEPLNDGGHVLIRPLRAEDREREKAFIMRLSPESRHFRFLCQVSEPGEAMLDKLMSVNQLENAAYVALAHVDGELREVGISRYSACAQPDECECAVTVDDQWKGRGLGAKLLGHLIDKAQANGFKRMFSIDSAANTAMHELAREFGFSTSRDPNDSCQVIHTLSLA, encoded by the coding sequence ATGGCACCTGTTCAATCCAACGCGCAATCATCTTCTACCCCCGCCTTCCCCGCTGAAACCGGCGAGCACTGGATCGAGCCCTTGAACGATGGCGGGCACGTGCTCATCAGGCCACTGCGGGCTGAAGACCGCGAGCGTGAGAAAGCGTTCATCATGCGCCTTTCACCTGAATCGCGGCACTTTCGCTTCTTGTGCCAGGTCAGTGAGCCGGGCGAAGCGATGCTCGACAAGCTGATGAGCGTCAACCAGCTCGAGAACGCTGCTTATGTGGCCCTGGCGCACGTCGATGGTGAACTTCGTGAAGTCGGTATCAGCCGTTACTCAGCGTGCGCACAGCCTGATGAGTGTGAATGTGCGGTCACCGTGGATGATCAGTGGAAAGGTCGTGGCCTGGGCGCAAAATTGCTTGGGCACCTGATCGACAAGGCGCAAGCCAACGGCTTCAAACGCATGTTTTCCATCGACTCTGCGGCCAATACGGCGATGCACGAACTGGCCCGCGAGTTTGGTTTCTCCACTTCCCGCGACCCTAACGATTCCTGCCAGGTCATCCATACCCTGTCATTGGCTTGA
- a CDS encoding universal stress protein, whose product MSDYQRLLLVVPPLMRRSDAFDRAAALAKAKGMPLHIVAFDYLEGLATAGMMNEEALALVRQAYVEKHRDWLETQAAPMRKNGLTVTTEVVWVENVLDEILIHLKEQPFAMVIKDIEHESRLMRALFSTLDIRLLRECRVPLHFVDKTEHALPRKVVAAVDLSRPEDQYQGFNDRIVQEALKLAMQCQAQVELLYAYDLTSMQTEAEHLGRISFMFDSNLANSLHKAQSEAFRALAERNGIDPQACHMIMGDPSKVLTTFCKTHGSDIVVMGRVHHRGLAKYIGSTVERVLYKMPSSVLVITPEPTVD is encoded by the coding sequence ATGTCCGACTATCAACGTTTACTGCTTGTAGTCCCCCCGCTCATGCGCCGTAGTGATGCCTTTGACCGCGCCGCAGCCCTGGCCAAGGCCAAAGGCATGCCGTTGCATATCGTGGCATTCGATTATCTCGAAGGGCTGGCTACAGCTGGAATGATGAACGAAGAAGCGCTGGCACTGGTGCGCCAGGCCTACGTTGAAAAACACCGTGACTGGCTGGAAACCCAGGCAGCGCCCATGCGTAAAAATGGGCTGACGGTCACCACCGAGGTGGTCTGGGTGGAAAATGTCCTGGACGAGATACTGATCCACTTGAAAGAACAGCCATTTGCAATGGTGATCAAGGATATCGAGCACGAGTCGCGGTTGATGCGGGCGTTATTCTCGACACTGGACATTCGCTTGCTACGTGAATGCCGGGTGCCATTGCATTTTGTCGACAAGACCGAGCACGCGCTGCCACGCAAGGTAGTCGCCGCCGTCGACCTGTCACGCCCTGAAGATCAGTACCAGGGTTTCAATGATCGGATTGTCCAGGAAGCGTTGAAGTTGGCCATGCAGTGCCAGGCACAGGTTGAACTGCTTTACGCCTACGATCTGACCTCGATGCAGACCGAAGCAGAACACCTGGGTCGGATATCGTTCATGTTCGACTCAAACCTGGCCAACAGCTTGCATAAGGCTCAAAGCGAAGCTTTCCGGGCGTTGGCCGAACGCAACGGCATCGATCCGCAGGCATGCCACATGATCATGGGCGACCCATCGAAAGTGCTGACGACCTTCTGCAAAACCCATGGCAGCGACATTGTCGTCATGGGCCGGGTTCATCATCGTGGGCTGGCCAAGTACATCGGCAGCACTGTTGAGCGGGTGCTGTACAAAATGCCAAGTAGCGTATTGGTCATTACCCCAGAGCCTACCGTCGACTGA
- the chrA gene encoding chromate efflux transporter encodes MIDTAGTARSPLSVFLIFLRLGLTSFGGPVAHLGYFRHEFVTRRQWLSERCYAELLTLCQFLPGPASSQLGIALGLSRAGYAGAVAAWAGFTLPSAIILILFALSIVNHSDMMSSGVVHGLKVVAVAVVAQAVWGMARNLCRDLVHISIMAAAACAVLLLPGAWGQLAVILIAAVMGVFLLKPKHYPESEPLVIAISRRAGLCWLSLFFALLIGLPLLSTLVASHPLALVDIFYRAGSLVFGGGHVVLPLLQAQVVPVGWVSNDVFLAGYGAAQAVPGPLFTFAGFLGASMNTAPAGWLGGFICLLAIFVPSFLLVLGTLPFWQDVRRNNQAQAALSAVNAAVVGLLLAALYQPVWTSSIHSPQDVGLALLALIALMYWRLPPWLVVIGGSLLGWCMHALA; translated from the coding sequence ATGATCGACACCGCTGGAACTGCCCGTAGCCCTTTGTCCGTGTTCTTGATTTTCCTGCGCCTGGGCCTGACATCCTTCGGCGGCCCTGTCGCTCACCTGGGCTATTTCCGCCACGAATTCGTGACTCGCCGCCAGTGGCTGAGCGAGCGCTGCTATGCCGAATTACTTACGCTTTGCCAGTTTCTACCGGGCCCTGCCAGCAGCCAATTAGGTATTGCGCTCGGGCTGTCCCGCGCCGGTTATGCGGGAGCGGTGGCCGCCTGGGCAGGCTTCACCCTGCCCTCGGCGATTATCCTGATTTTGTTCGCCCTGAGCATCGTCAACCATAGCGACATGATGTCCAGCGGCGTTGTGCATGGATTGAAAGTCGTGGCGGTAGCGGTGGTAGCCCAAGCCGTGTGGGGAATGGCGCGCAACCTTTGCCGCGACCTTGTGCACATCAGCATCATGGCTGCTGCGGCCTGTGCGGTCCTGTTGTTGCCTGGGGCTTGGGGACAACTAGCAGTCATCCTCATTGCCGCAGTGATGGGCGTTTTTCTACTCAAGCCAAAGCACTACCCAGAGTCTGAACCGCTAGTCATTGCCATCAGTCGTCGGGCAGGCCTGTGCTGGCTCAGCCTGTTTTTTGCGCTGTTGATCGGGCTGCCGCTGCTGTCCACCCTGGTGGCGAGCCACCCACTGGCGCTGGTAGATATCTTCTATCGTGCCGGATCGCTGGTGTTTGGTGGCGGCCATGTCGTGCTGCCGCTGCTGCAGGCACAGGTGGTGCCCGTTGGCTGGGTAAGCAATGACGTCTTCTTGGCCGGCTATGGCGCTGCGCAGGCGGTCCCGGGCCCATTATTTACCTTCGCCGGATTCCTGGGTGCATCCATGAACACTGCCCCGGCAGGCTGGCTGGGTGGTTTTATCTGCCTGTTGGCGATCTTTGTACCGTCATTTCTGTTGGTGCTGGGTACCCTGCCGTTCTGGCAGGACGTGCGACGCAACAACCAGGCGCAGGCGGCGCTTTCGGCAGTCAACGCCGCAGTGGTTGGCCTACTCCTGGCAGCGCTCTATCAGCCTGTCTGGACAAGCTCGATTCACTCGCCGCAAGACGTCGGCCTGGCATTACTGGCGTTGATCGCGTTGATGTATTGGAGACTGCCGCCATGGCTGGTGGTCATCGGTGGGAGTCTGCTGGGATGGTGCATGCACGCACTCGCATAA
- a CDS encoding transporter translates to MKYPYVSGSLVSISLGLFAVSAQADNARDWQNTPIGLNMVFGYYNLIDTNTPIDTSLALDGLSLNADVYIVRYARSFGIDGRNSAIQLLQPYADVKASFDDARFFSGTKRNGGMGDTQIVFAHNFFGGPALTAEEFATWQPETFLSGALWLTTPTGDYDKNRIINIGANRWVVKPEVAFGTPLGPTWLELNTYVSLYGDNDEYQGDSKLEQRPLYAVEGHYSYTLNPALWVSLDATYSVGGETKVDGVDQDNKQENALLGASLGFMLSRQFGGLVAYSDTVSERTGSPDVNTWTLRLQYVW, encoded by the coding sequence ATGAAATACCCCTACGTATCGGGATCCCTGGTTTCAATTTCGCTGGGTTTGTTCGCGGTTTCTGCCCAGGCTGACAACGCCAGAGACTGGCAGAATACCCCGATCGGCTTGAACATGGTGTTTGGCTACTACAACCTGATCGACACCAACACACCTATTGATACCTCGCTGGCGCTCGATGGCCTGTCGCTCAACGCCGACGTTTACATCGTGCGTTACGCCCGCTCGTTTGGTATTGATGGACGCAACTCTGCGATACAGTTGCTGCAGCCTTACGCTGATGTAAAAGCGTCGTTCGATGACGCGCGGTTTTTTTCCGGCACCAAGCGCAACGGCGGCATGGGTGACACGCAAATTGTTTTCGCCCACAACTTCTTTGGTGGTCCGGCATTGACTGCCGAGGAGTTTGCCACCTGGCAACCCGAGACCTTCCTGAGCGGAGCCTTGTGGCTGACCACGCCGACCGGCGACTACGACAAGAACCGAATCATCAACATTGGCGCCAACCGATGGGTAGTAAAGCCCGAAGTAGCCTTCGGTACCCCGTTGGGCCCGACATGGCTGGAACTCAACACCTATGTTTCGCTTTACGGCGACAACGATGAGTATCAAGGCGACAGCAAGCTTGAACAACGGCCGCTTTACGCCGTCGAGGGCCATTACAGCTACACCTTGAACCCGGCCCTCTGGGTGTCGCTGGATGCGACCTACAGTGTGGGGGGCGAAACCAAGGTCGATGGCGTCGACCAGGACAACAAGCAGGAAAACGCCCTGCTTGGCGCCAGCCTGGGCTTCATGCTGTCACGCCAGTTCGGCGGCTTGGTTGCCTACAGTGATACCGTTTCAGAACGCACAGGGTCACCGGATGTGAATACCTGGACGCTGCGCTTGCAATACGTTTGGTAG
- a CDS encoding transglutaminase-like cysteine peptidase has product MVNLNFKAFTKIARQLNILAAVLLGIGLLSGSAIAVPLPQSLHLTQQATQRLHDWRVLVADAGTLSEQQKLLRVNAFFNNNIRFGEDSDVWKKTDYWASPLETLEKGAGDCEDFALAKYYTLRLLGVPESKVRLLYTTVNASGQAHMVLSYWQKPESDPLLLDNLTNNITSVGQRNDLKVEFAFNNVGLYQVDQAGLKRVGNIEQLPNWSSFVNKTNGQASLLMAGAENTGFQMPRVF; this is encoded by the coding sequence TTGGTAAATCTTAATTTCAAAGCCTTTACCAAAATTGCTCGGCAATTGAATATCTTAGCGGCCGTTCTGCTCGGCATAGGCCTCCTTTCGGGCAGCGCGATCGCCGTGCCTCTTCCTCAAAGCCTGCACCTGACTCAGCAGGCTACCCAGCGTTTACACGATTGGCGGGTCTTGGTAGCTGACGCCGGCACGCTCAGCGAACAGCAAAAGCTGCTGCGTGTGAACGCGTTCTTCAACAACAATATTCGTTTCGGTGAAGATAGTGATGTTTGGAAAAAAACAGACTATTGGGCCTCCCCGCTGGAGACCCTGGAGAAGGGTGCAGGTGACTGCGAAGACTTTGCATTGGCAAAATACTATACCTTGCGTTTGTTAGGCGTTCCCGAAAGCAAAGTGCGTCTTTTGTACACGACTGTCAACGCCAGCGGGCAAGCACATATGGTGCTTTCTTATTGGCAAAAGCCTGAATCAGATCCGCTGTTGTTGGATAACCTCACCAACAACATTACCTCGGTTGGCCAACGCAATGATTTGAAAGTGGAATTCGCATTCAATAATGTTGGCCTGTATCAAGTTGATCAGGCCGGGTTGAAACGCGTCGGTAATATTGAGCAGTTACCCAACTGGTCCTCATTCGTTAACAAGACCAACGGCCAGGCCTCATTATTGATGGCCGGCGCTGAAAATACGGGTTTTCAAATGCCGCGGGTTTTCTAG
- a CDS encoding RNA polymerase sigma factor, translating into MDDEKEWVKRLREGNLEALEHLIKSHHAFLVGIVIPLVGRESANDVAQETWLRAVNAVGSFEGRSKFRTWLARIAINEAHSMRRKLGREISLEWLESEHHSPISSQFDEHGAWTNPPDKQVQESPEELLTEVELYECIWKYIQELPSAQRSVVIMRDIAGLEYKEIAHALALSEGNVRLLLHRGRQRIQVMLSDFQEEGKC; encoded by the coding sequence GTGGACGATGAAAAAGAATGGGTCAAGCGCCTGCGCGAGGGCAACCTCGAAGCCCTGGAGCATCTGATCAAAAGTCATCATGCGTTTCTCGTCGGCATTGTCATCCCCTTGGTCGGCCGCGAGTCAGCCAACGATGTCGCCCAAGAGACCTGGCTCAGAGCCGTCAACGCTGTCGGCTCCTTCGAGGGGCGCTCCAAATTCAGGACCTGGTTGGCAAGAATCGCCATTAACGAAGCCCATTCCATGCGGCGCAAACTAGGGCGGGAAATATCCCTGGAGTGGTTGGAGTCCGAGCATCACTCGCCTATTTCGTCGCAGTTTGACGAACACGGGGCATGGACCAATCCTCCTGATAAGCAGGTGCAAGAAAGTCCGGAAGAATTGCTAACCGAGGTTGAGTTGTACGAATGTATCTGGAAGTACATTCAGGAATTGCCGAGTGCGCAAAGAAGCGTAGTCATCATGCGTGATATTGCCGGGCTGGAGTATAAGGAAATTGCCCACGCACTGGCGTTGAGCGAGGGCAATGTACGCTTGCTCCTACATAGAGGTCGCCAACGTATACAGGTAATGTTGAGTGATTTTCAGGAGGAAGGGAAATGCTGA
- a CDS encoding response regulator — protein MAKVLIVDPYPLSRLGSETLLNQAGHSVVAFADNGLDALKLARTAVPDLVVLDLDIPRLGGLDVIKRIAARKSSTIILVLTALPADVYEHLCIAAGASGFVSKSDTLESFADAVNKVLAGKTCFHASALRHDPAPATPTEQLTAREVTVLHYLADGYRVKQIAGELAISDRTVSTYKTRLLEKTGTHSLVELLHVATQRGFLEGRADSDKAGVDSDQASALQFNALLDQIPFPVCLRAADARILAANQAFLDYLGLTRNAVLDAKQCDIGVIDIEHLEFARETFNTAVAKQIPYMMVIAVRLHGERRVLKHSGCPVIDQGGGLVGMLCTSIDIGEEQAQIEALREQLAYLTFVRDRRSTYLIEHADSLDRYLCSARAVVDGNDRLNALFERMHESVQWLREMVHLETGQNKLSPFSHNLNALTRNTLQHLPSDDMPAHDFTSAKSNPWGWIDPTAYASLIKALFLHLKHRGAALVSIRADAYEKDAGYIEWHLCLTASMTSAESMTAPVIYLCVASELSTLFEADLQISSDDEQAFEAHLRLTIPLATAAH, from the coding sequence ATGGCGAAGGTACTGATCGTTGACCCCTATCCCTTGAGCCGCCTGGGTAGCGAAACCCTGCTCAACCAGGCAGGCCATAGCGTCGTGGCATTTGCCGACAATGGGTTGGATGCCCTGAAGCTTGCACGGACAGCAGTCCCCGACCTGGTGGTGCTGGATCTGGACATTCCCAGGCTTGGCGGTCTGGACGTGATCAAACGGATCGCCGCACGCAAGTCTTCGACCATCATCCTGGTGTTGACTGCCCTGCCCGCCGATGTCTATGAGCATTTGTGCATCGCTGCGGGCGCCTCGGGTTTTGTGTCCAAGAGCGACACCCTGGAGTCATTCGCCGATGCAGTGAATAAAGTGCTGGCTGGCAAAACCTGTTTCCATGCCAGTGCCCTTCGACATGACCCGGCCCCAGCCACGCCCACAGAACAACTGACGGCTCGAGAGGTGACGGTATTGCATTACCTGGCTGATGGTTACCGGGTAAAGCAAATTGCCGGTGAACTGGCCATCAGCGACCGAACAGTGAGTACCTACAAGACCAGATTGCTGGAGAAAACCGGCACTCACTCGCTGGTTGAATTGCTGCATGTAGCCACCCAACGGGGATTTCTCGAAGGCAGGGCCGACAGCGACAAAGCGGGCGTTGATTCGGATCAGGCGTCAGCATTGCAATTCAATGCCTTGCTCGATCAGATCCCATTTCCTGTCTGCCTGCGGGCCGCAGACGCACGTATTCTGGCGGCCAACCAGGCGTTCCTCGATTACCTCGGTTTGACTCGCAATGCGGTCCTTGACGCCAAGCAATGCGATATAGGCGTGATAGACATCGAGCACCTCGAATTTGCCCGTGAGACGTTCAACACCGCGGTCGCAAAACAGATTCCCTACATGATGGTCATTGCTGTGCGCCTGCATGGCGAGCGTAGGGTATTGAAGCACAGCGGATGCCCGGTCATCGACCAGGGTGGCGGGCTGGTTGGAATGCTCTGTACCTCGATCGACATCGGTGAAGAGCAGGCCCAGATCGAAGCTTTGCGTGAGCAACTGGCCTACCTCACTTTTGTCAGGGACCGCCGAAGCACCTATCTCATCGAGCACGCTGATTCGCTTGACCGCTACTTGTGTAGCGCGCGCGCGGTGGTCGACGGCAACGACAGGCTCAACGCCCTGTTTGAGCGAATGCACGAAAGTGTGCAATGGCTTCGCGAAATGGTTCACCTCGAGACGGGGCAAAACAAACTCTCACCTTTTTCGCACAACCTCAACGCTCTCACCCGGAACACCCTTCAGCACCTGCCAAGCGACGACATGCCCGCGCATGATTTCACAAGTGCCAAATCGAACCCATGGGGATGGATAGATCCAACAGCGTATGCCAGCCTGATCAAAGCCCTGTTTCTTCACCTCAAGCACAGAGGGGCAGCCCTGGTTTCGATTCGCGCCGACGCCTACGAGAAAGACGCCGGCTACATCGAGTGGCACCTGTGCCTAACGGCATCCATGACTTCGGCTGAATCAATGACCGCTCCGGTTATCTACCTTTGCGTGGCATCCGAGCTGAGCACGTTGTTCGAGGCAGACCTGCAGATCAGCAGCGATGACGAACAGGCATTTGAAGCTCATCTGCGCTTGACCATCCCGCTCGCTACGGCGGCGCATTAG